Proteins encoded together in one Ignavibacteriales bacterium window:
- a CDS encoding LytTR family DNA-binding domain-containing protein: MADPKRLRAIIVDDESPARNKIRELLKAESDIDVVDECANGREAVQSITANSPDLVFLDIQMPELDGFGVIEAIGPEHLPAVIFVTAYDHYAVQAFEVHAVDYLLKPFDRQRFQTALNRVREHLEPNRRDELNQQLDTLLRQIKGPKKQADRLIVKSGGRVFFLKNDEIDWIEAAGNYIRLHVGTETHLLRETMSAIQKKLDPALFIRIHRSTFVNIEKVKELQPWFHGEYVVIMRDGTQLTMSRSYRTNLPDLLGTTL, from the coding sequence ATGGCAGACCCGAAAAGACTCCGAGCCATTATTGTAGACGATGAGTCCCCGGCGCGGAACAAGATCCGCGAATTGCTGAAAGCCGAATCAGACATAGATGTGGTTGACGAATGCGCGAATGGAAGGGAGGCGGTACAATCGATTACCGCCAACTCGCCCGACCTGGTTTTCCTCGACATTCAAATGCCCGAGCTTGACGGTTTCGGTGTAATTGAGGCAATCGGACCGGAACACCTCCCCGCTGTGATCTTCGTGACAGCGTATGATCATTATGCGGTGCAGGCTTTTGAAGTTCATGCTGTGGACTATCTGTTGAAGCCTTTTGATCGGCAGCGTTTTCAAACGGCGCTGAACCGCGTCAGGGAACACCTGGAACCCAACCGCCGGGATGAGTTGAACCAGCAATTGGATACGCTTCTCCGGCAAATCAAAGGGCCGAAGAAACAGGCAGACAGATTGATTGTAAAATCAGGCGGCCGGGTCTTCTTCCTGAAGAACGATGAGATCGACTGGATTGAAGCCGCCGGCAACTATATCCGGCTGCACGTTGGTACCGAAACGCACTTGCTGAGAGAAACCATGAGTGCCATCCAGAAGAAACTCGATCCGGCGCTCTTTATACGTATTCACCGGTCGACTTTTGTGAACATAGAAAAAGTCAAGGAACTCCAGCCCTGGTTTCATGGCGAGTACGTGGTCATCATGCGGGATGGGACGCAGCTGACGATGAGCAGGAGCTACCGCACGAATCTTCCCGACCTCTTGGGCACAACGCTCTAG